One Paracidovorax avenae ATCC 19860 genomic region harbors:
- a CDS encoding hybrid sensor histidine kinase/response regulator, with the protein MLHLRGVPSAPVSTSLPPHDAAEGEAPQRIVKVRRDYNSWVGSETLEDYALRFTPQRFRKWSAWRVANTAFGAASFLILEAVGATLLVQYGFANAFWAILATGLIIFLAGMPISACAARYGVDMDLLTRGAGFGYIGSTITSLIYASFTFVFFALEAAVMAYALELALDIPPAWGYVLCALVVIPLVTHGVSAISRLQVWTQPVWLVMLLVPFGYVLARDPGAFAGIAHYSGDRGGSAAFDLHLFGAALTVGIALITQMGEQADYLRFMPARTRANRWRWWAGVLAGGPGWVVLGVFKMLGGALLAYLAITLSVPPERAVDPNQMYLAAYGYVFADYRWAVAATAIFVVVSQIKINVTNAYAGSLAWSNFFSRLTHSHPGRVVWVVFNTLIAFMLMEMNVFTALGQVLGLYSNIAIAWMMAVVADLVVNKPLGLSPPGIEFKRAHLYDVNPVGVGAMALASLLSVVAHLGLFGPTAQAFSAVIAMVTAFVAAPAIAWATGGRYYLARTAAPRACGTGGCEGCSGGGAAPAAASATAALPAMLRCVVCEREYEAPDMAHCPAYRGHICSLCCTLDARCGDMCKPHAHLAVQWAGALRWLLPRSAWRLLDSGLGHFLLLMLVIAPLLAAVFGLFYHQETQVLGVPGTGAAPLRSGLLKAYLALLVISGIVAWWLVLAHKSRKVAQEESNRQTHLLQREIALHRQTDQALQEARRTAEQARGVAEEAREEAEQARRLADQANQAKSRYISAISHELRTPLNSILGYAQLMGEDASVPPHRRQAVGVIRRGGEHLLTLIEGTLDIARIESGKLTLQVRPMRFADCLHEMVEMFEPQARAKGLAFRFDPQGVLPEVVRGDDKRVRQILINLIGNAIKFTAAGHVRLGVRHARELALIEIEDSGPGLTEAERASIFEPFERGAASSQGAAPGAGLGLTIAKMLTELMGGEMTVTSTPGAGALFRIRLFLPEVHPGALGAAEQRAAGPRPARRGYAGPRRRLLVVDNEEPDRELLVQLLAPLGFELRTAASGHDALDLLAAGYRPDVVFMDLAMPGIDGWETIRRLRAAGHTQAHVAVVSANAFDKGLENDVGIKPEDFIVKPVRHTELLDWLERRLALQWLEEKAAPPAAPPPAAGPGAALPDAARLATLAEAVELGYYRGVMAQLAEIEAAQPECAGWVAGARALARQFQFEALARLMASS; encoded by the coding sequence ATGCTGCACCTGCGGGGCGTGCCATCCGCCCCCGTTTCCACTTCCCTGCCACCGCATGACGCCGCAGAAGGCGAGGCGCCGCAGCGCATCGTCAAGGTGCGCCGCGACTACAACAGCTGGGTGGGCAGCGAGACGCTGGAGGACTATGCGCTGCGCTTCACGCCGCAGCGATTTCGCAAGTGGTCCGCCTGGCGGGTGGCCAACACGGCTTTCGGCGCGGCCTCGTTCCTGATCCTGGAGGCGGTGGGCGCCACACTGCTGGTGCAGTACGGCTTCGCCAACGCCTTCTGGGCCATCCTGGCGACGGGGCTCATCATCTTCCTGGCCGGCATGCCCATCAGCGCCTGTGCGGCGCGCTACGGGGTGGACATGGACCTGCTCACGCGCGGGGCGGGCTTCGGCTACATCGGCTCGACCATCACCTCGCTGATCTACGCGAGCTTCACCTTCGTCTTCTTCGCGCTGGAGGCCGCCGTGATGGCCTATGCGCTGGAGCTGGCGCTGGACATTCCGCCCGCCTGGGGCTACGTGCTCTGCGCGCTGGTGGTGATTCCGCTGGTGACGCACGGGGTGTCGGCCATCAGCCGGCTGCAGGTGTGGACGCAGCCGGTCTGGCTGGTGATGCTGCTGGTGCCGTTCGGCTACGTGCTGGCGCGCGATCCTGGTGCATTCGCGGGCATCGCGCACTATTCCGGGGATCGTGGCGGCTCGGCGGCGTTCGATCTGCACCTTTTTGGGGCGGCGCTCACGGTGGGCATCGCCCTCATCACCCAGATGGGGGAGCAGGCCGACTACCTGCGCTTCATGCCGGCGCGCACGCGCGCGAACCGGTGGCGGTGGTGGGCCGGGGTGCTGGCCGGCGGGCCGGGCTGGGTGGTGCTGGGCGTGTTCAAGATGCTGGGCGGCGCGCTGCTGGCCTACCTGGCGATCACCCTGAGCGTGCCCCCCGAGCGGGCCGTGGACCCCAACCAGATGTATCTGGCGGCCTACGGCTACGTGTTCGCGGATTACCGCTGGGCCGTGGCGGCCACGGCGATTTTCGTGGTGGTGTCGCAGATCAAGATCAACGTGACCAACGCCTATGCGGGCTCGCTCGCGTGGAGCAATTTCTTCTCGCGGCTCACGCACAGCCACCCGGGGCGCGTGGTGTGGGTGGTGTTCAACACGCTCATCGCCTTCATGCTGATGGAGATGAACGTGTTCACCGCGCTGGGGCAGGTGCTGGGGCTGTATTCCAACATCGCCATCGCCTGGATGATGGCCGTGGTGGCCGACCTGGTGGTGAACAAGCCGCTGGGGCTGTCGCCGCCGGGCATCGAGTTCAAGCGCGCGCACCTGTACGACGTCAACCCGGTGGGCGTGGGCGCGATGGCGCTGGCCTCGCTGCTGTCGGTGGTGGCGCACCTGGGGCTGTTCGGGCCGACCGCACAGGCCTTCTCGGCGGTGATCGCGATGGTGACGGCCTTCGTCGCGGCGCCCGCCATCGCCTGGGCCACGGGCGGGCGCTACTACCTGGCCCGCACGGCGGCGCCGCGGGCCTGCGGCACGGGGGGCTGCGAAGGCTGCAGCGGCGGTGGAGCCGCCCCTGCCGCTGCTTCAGCCACGGCCGCGCTGCCCGCCATGCTGCGCTGCGTGGTCTGCGAGCGCGAATACGAGGCGCCCGACATGGCGCACTGCCCCGCCTACCGTGGCCACATCTGCTCGCTGTGCTGCACGCTGGATGCGCGCTGCGGCGACATGTGCAAGCCCCACGCGCACCTGGCGGTGCAGTGGGCCGGGGCGCTGCGCTGGCTGCTGCCGCGCAGCGCATGGCGGCTGCTGGATTCCGGGCTGGGGCACTTCCTGCTGCTGATGCTGGTGATCGCGCCGCTGCTGGCGGCGGTGTTCGGGCTTTTCTACCACCAGGAGACGCAGGTCCTGGGCGTGCCGGGCACCGGCGCGGCGCCGCTGCGCTCGGGGCTGCTCAAGGCCTACCTGGCGCTGCTGGTCATCTCGGGGATCGTGGCCTGGTGGCTGGTGCTGGCCCACAAGAGCCGCAAGGTGGCGCAGGAGGAGTCGAACCGGCAGACCCACCTGCTGCAGCGCGAGATCGCGCTGCACCGGCAGACCGACCAGGCGCTGCAGGAAGCCCGTCGCACCGCCGAACAGGCGCGCGGCGTGGCCGAGGAGGCGCGCGAGGAGGCCGAGCAGGCCCGGCGCCTGGCCGACCAGGCCAACCAGGCCAAGAGCCGCTACATCAGCGCCATCAGCCATGAGCTGCGCACGCCGCTCAACAGCATCCTGGGCTACGCGCAGTTGATGGGCGAGGACGCCTCGGTGCCGCCGCACCGCCGGCAGGCCGTGGGCGTGATCCGGCGCGGCGGCGAGCACCTGCTGACGCTGATCGAGGGCACGCTGGACATCGCCCGCATCGAGAGCGGCAAGCTCACGCTGCAGGTACGGCCCATGCGCTTCGCCGACTGCCTGCACGAGATGGTCGAGATGTTCGAGCCCCAGGCCCGCGCCAAGGGGCTGGCGTTCCGCTTCGATCCGCAGGGCGTGCTGCCCGAAGTGGTGCGCGGCGACGACAAGCGCGTGCGGCAGATCCTCATCAACCTGATCGGCAACGCCATCAAGTTCACCGCCGCGGGGCATGTGCGCCTGGGCGTGCGGCATGCGCGCGAACTGGCCCTGATCGAGATCGAGGACAGCGGCCCGGGCCTGACCGAGGCCGAGCGCGCCAGCATCTTCGAGCCCTTCGAGCGCGGTGCGGCCAGCAGCCAGGGCGCGGCGCCCGGCGCAGGGCTGGGGCTGACCATCGCCAAGATGCTGACCGAGCTGATGGGCGGCGAGATGACCGTGACCAGCACCCCCGGTGCCGGCGCGCTGTTCCGCATCCGGCTCTTCCTGCCCGAAGTGCACCCCGGCGCCCTGGGCGCGGCCGAGCAGCGTGCCGCCGGCCCGCGGCCTGCACGGCGCGGCTATGCCGGCCCGCGCCGCCGGCTGCTGGTGGTGGACAACGAAGAGCCCGACCGCGAACTGCTGGTGCAGCTGCTGGCGCCGCTGGGCTTCGAGCTGCGCACCGCCGCCAGCGGGCACGACGCGCTGGACCTGCTGGCCGCCGGCTACCGGCCCGACGTGGTCTTCATGGACCTGGCCATGCCCGGCATCGACGGCTGGGAGACCATCCGCCGCCTGCGTGCGGCCGGCCACACGCAGGCGCACGTGGCCGTGGTCTCGGCCAATGCCTTCGACAAGGGGCTGGAGAACGACGTGGGCATCAAGCCCGAGGATTTCATCGTCAAGCCCGTGCGCCACACCGAGTTGCTGGACTGGCTGGAGCGGCGCCTGGCCCTGCAGTGGCTGGAAGAAAAGGCCGCGCCCCCCGCTGCGCCGCCCCCGGCCGCCGGCCCCGGCGCGGCCCTGCCCGATGCCGCGCGGCTCGCGACGCTGGCCGAGGCCGTGGAGCTGGGCTACTACCGGGGCGTGATGGCCCAGCTGGCGGAGATCGAGGCTGCGCAGCCCGAATGCGCCGGCTGGGTGGCCGGCGCACGCGCGTTGGCGCGGCAGTTCCAGTTCGAGGCGCTGGCCCGCCTCATGGCATCCTCCTGA
- a CDS encoding cytochrome-c peroxidase, with translation MRQDRLPGAVTAGWRSRLAAVALAWLPLAAAAAAPGAAGVPETQVVLLAGVPAQAVVGWVGRTPQVASRVDPTRAVFAPDPELVHLGERLFNDPRLSRPRGMSCAACHDPGQAFGPSLATPRALAGPGTSEGSRPGHFGARTAPSLLYVRYVPRRHFYQDDDAPFASPFGGLFADGRADTLAEQIRGPLLDPREMNNGTPGQLLRSAQRSGLAAELAPRFGAAVQRDPEALLRALGAALQAFLQSDAMAPFSSRFDDYLRGQGTLSPAEQRGLALFRNPDKGNCASCHTMAETASRSERSLFTDFGYDAIAVPRNRRLADNRDPRHFDTGLDATARRLGWPEPGQWCAYLRTPGLRNVAVRQRFMHNAVFGDLRDAVAFYNTRSTDPAHWYAGGRPFDDVPQACRGNVNVNSPPMNRRAGTAAALSDAEIDDLVAFLRSLTDKAYAGRMPPAR, from the coding sequence GTGCGACAAGACCGGCTTCCTGGCGCCGTGACGGCAGGCTGGCGGAGCCGGCTGGCGGCCGTCGCGCTGGCGTGGCTGCCCCTGGCGGCGGCTGCCGCTGCGCCCGGTGCGGCTGGTGTGCCCGAGACGCAGGTCGTGCTGCTGGCGGGCGTGCCGGCCCAGGCGGTGGTGGGCTGGGTGGGGCGCACGCCCCAGGTGGCCTCGCGGGTGGACCCGACCCGGGCCGTGTTTGCTCCCGATCCGGAACTGGTGCACCTGGGCGAGAGGCTGTTCAACGACCCGCGGCTGTCGCGGCCGCGCGGCATGTCGTGCGCGGCCTGCCACGACCCGGGGCAGGCCTTCGGGCCCAGCCTGGCCACGCCCCGTGCGCTGGCCGGGCCGGGCACCTCCGAAGGCAGCCGGCCCGGGCACTTCGGCGCGCGCACGGCGCCCTCGCTGCTCTACGTGCGCTACGTGCCGCGCCGCCATTTCTACCAGGACGACGATGCGCCCTTCGCCTCGCCCTTCGGCGGCCTGTTCGCCGACGGGCGGGCCGACACGCTGGCCGAGCAGATCCGCGGCCCCTTGCTGGACCCGCGCGAGATGAACAACGGCACCCCGGGGCAATTGCTGCGCTCGGCGCAGCGCAGCGGTTTGGCGGCGGAGCTGGCGCCGCGCTTCGGCGCCGCGGTGCAGCGCGACCCCGAGGCGCTGCTGCGCGCCCTGGGGGCCGCATTGCAGGCCTTCCTGCAGAGCGACGCCATGGCGCCGTTCAGTTCGCGCTTCGACGACTACCTGCGCGGCCAGGGCACGTTGTCGCCGGCCGAGCAGCGCGGGCTGGCGCTGTTCCGCAACCCGGACAAGGGCAACTGCGCCTCCTGCCACACCATGGCGGAGACGGCGTCGCGGTCCGAGCGGTCGCTGTTCACCGATTTCGGGTACGACGCGATCGCCGTGCCGCGCAACCGGCGGCTGGCGGACAACCGCGATCCGCGCCATTTCGATACCGGGCTGGATGCCACGGCGCGGCGCCTGGGCTGGCCGGAGCCGGGGCAGTGGTGCGCCTACCTGCGCACGCCGGGGCTGCGCAACGTGGCGGTGCGCCAGCGTTTCATGCACAACGCGGTGTTCGGCGACCTGCGCGACGCGGTGGCGTTCTACAACACGCGCTCTACCGACCCCGCCCACTGGTACGCCGGCGGCCGGCCCTTCGACGACGTGCCGCAGGCATGCCGCGGCAATGTCAACGTCAATTCGCCGCCGATGAACCGGCGTGCCGGCACCGCGGCGGCGCTGTCCGACGCGGAGATCGACGACCTCGTGGCCTTCCTGCGCAGCCTGACCGACAAGGCCTACGCCGGCCGCATGCCCCCTGCGCGCTGA
- a CDS encoding metallophosphoesterase, translating into MQASRWISPFGAALAIGGALTLSGCDGGGSGITADAASAPANIQAAWVVVGEGSHATARVITSYTLPAGSAADASVCPRIVVDNQPSRMALRVAAGTVAQRTTASDPSDSKPSEFPVSVCETVLPDSARQATVADRTLPLPKAQPQRVLLIADTGCRLKKADNAWQPCSDPVAWPFATVAATAAAMAPDLVLHIGDYHYRENACPGDVAGCKGSPWGYGWDTWQADFFKPAAPLLAGAPWIMARGNHEECARAGQGWFRFLDPRAYSEQSSCNLPANDNVGNYSEPYAVALGGDTQVIVFDSAKTGKTALKSTDLQFGIYQKQFQSVAALAAKAGVATNIFTNHHPILAFAPVAGSTPAPGNAALQSAMVGLYQQAYYPPGVHVALHGHVHDFQAINFASGHPATLVTGNAGDNLDVALSDPLPASASPAPGTTIDRITHHASFGFAMMERRASPATGWTFKAYTTTGKLLATCQQSGRTLACDKTGFLAP; encoded by the coding sequence ATGCAGGCATCCCGCTGGATTTCTCCCTTCGGAGCGGCGCTCGCCATCGGCGGCGCGCTCACCCTGTCCGGCTGCGACGGCGGCGGCTCCGGCATCACGGCCGATGCCGCGAGCGCACCCGCCAACATCCAGGCCGCCTGGGTGGTGGTGGGCGAAGGCAGCCATGCCACTGCCCGGGTGATCACCAGCTACACGCTGCCCGCCGGCTCGGCCGCGGACGCCAGCGTCTGCCCCCGGATCGTGGTGGACAACCAGCCCAGCCGCATGGCGCTGCGCGTGGCCGCCGGCACGGTGGCGCAGCGGACCACCGCGAGCGATCCGTCCGACTCGAAGCCTTCGGAGTTTCCCGTGTCGGTCTGCGAGACGGTGCTGCCCGATTCGGCCCGCCAGGCCACCGTGGCCGACCGCACCCTGCCGCTGCCGAAGGCGCAGCCGCAGCGCGTGCTGCTGATCGCCGACACGGGCTGCCGCCTCAAGAAGGCGGACAACGCCTGGCAGCCCTGCAGCGATCCCGTGGCGTGGCCCTTCGCGACCGTCGCCGCGACGGCCGCCGCCATGGCGCCGGACCTGGTGCTGCACATCGGCGACTACCACTACCGCGAAAACGCCTGCCCGGGCGATGTGGCGGGCTGCAAGGGCAGCCCCTGGGGCTATGGCTGGGACACCTGGCAGGCGGACTTCTTCAAGCCCGCGGCGCCGCTGCTGGCCGGCGCGCCCTGGATCATGGCGCGCGGCAACCATGAGGAGTGCGCGCGCGCCGGGCAGGGCTGGTTCCGCTTCCTGGACCCGCGCGCCTACAGCGAGCAGAGCTCCTGCAACCTGCCGGCCAACGACAACGTGGGCAACTATTCCGAGCCCTATGCGGTGGCCCTGGGCGGGGATACGCAGGTGATCGTGTTCGATTCGGCCAAGACGGGCAAGACGGCGCTCAAGAGCACGGACCTGCAGTTCGGCATCTACCAGAAGCAGTTCCAGAGCGTGGCCGCGCTGGCGGCCAAGGCCGGCGTGGCGACGAACATCTTCACCAACCACCACCCGATCCTGGCCTTCGCGCCGGTGGCCGGCAGCACGCCCGCACCGGGCAATGCGGCGCTGCAGTCGGCCATGGTGGGCCTCTACCAGCAGGCCTACTATCCGCCGGGCGTGCACGTCGCGCTCCACGGCCACGTGCACGACTTCCAGGCCATCAACTTCGCCTCGGGCCATCCGGCGACGCTGGTGACCGGCAACGCAGGCGACAACCTCGACGTGGCGCTGTCCGATCCGCTGCCGGCCAGCGCTTCGCCCGCGCCGGGCACCACCATCGACCGCATCACGCACCACGCGAGCTTCGGCTTCGCGATGATGGAGCGCCGCGCGTCGCCCGCCACCGGCTGGACCTTCAAGGCCTACACGACCACCGGCAAGCTGCTGGCCACCTGCCAGCAGTCCGGCCGCACGCTGGCGTGCGACAAGACCGGCTTCCTGGCGCCGTGA
- a CDS encoding urease subunit gamma: protein MELTPREKDKLLLFTAALLAERRKARGLKLNYPEAVALISAAVLEGARDGKTVAQLMSEGREVLTRDDVMDGVPEMISDIQVEATFPDGTKLVTVHQPIA, encoded by the coding sequence ATGGAACTGACCCCCCGGGAAAAAGACAAGCTGCTTCTCTTCACCGCCGCGCTGCTGGCCGAACGCCGCAAGGCGCGCGGCCTCAAGCTCAACTACCCGGAGGCGGTAGCACTGATCTCCGCGGCCGTGCTGGAAGGCGCCCGCGACGGCAAGACCGTGGCCCAGCTCATGAGCGAGGGCCGCGAAGTCCTCACGCGCGACGACGTGATGGACGGCGTGCCGGAAATGATCTCGGACATCCAGGTCGAAGCCACCTTCCCGGACGGCACCAAGCTCGTCACCGTCCACCAGCCCATCGCCTGA
- a CDS encoding HupE/UreJ family protein, producing the protein MRIARSLLPALLAAAALPALAHTGADAGHHHGFTAGFLHPLTGMDHLAAMVAVGLWSALAARSRRELLAAPLGFAGMLLAGALAGLAGLSLPAVEPMIAASLLVLGLLVATQRRLPAPAAAALVGVFAVFHGIAHGHELAGDGAALPTLAGMLAATVALHAGGIGLGVALRGANRWLPRAAGAAVGLFGLALLGGLA; encoded by the coding sequence ATGCGCATTGCCCGTTCCCTCCTGCCCGCACTGCTTGCCGCCGCCGCGCTGCCGGCGCTGGCCCATACCGGTGCGGATGCCGGCCACCACCACGGCTTCACCGCCGGGTTCCTGCACCCGCTCACCGGCATGGACCACCTGGCCGCGATGGTGGCCGTGGGCCTGTGGAGCGCCCTGGCCGCGCGCAGCCGCCGCGAACTGCTGGCAGCGCCCCTGGGCTTCGCCGGCATGCTGCTGGCGGGCGCGCTCGCGGGCCTCGCGGGCCTGTCGCTGCCCGCGGTGGAGCCCATGATCGCCGCCTCGCTGCTGGTGCTGGGCCTGCTGGTGGCCACGCAGCGCCGCCTGCCCGCGCCCGCCGCCGCGGCGCTGGTCGGCGTCTTCGCCGTGTTCCACGGCATCGCCCACGGCCACGAACTGGCCGGCGACGGTGCCGCCCTGCCCACGCTGGCCGGCATGCTCGCCGCCACCGTGGCCCTGCATGCCGGCGGCATCGGCCTGGGCGTGGCCCTGCGCGGCGCCAACCGCTGGCTGCCGCGTGCGGCCGGCGCCGCCGTCGGCCTCTTCGGCCTCGCCCTGCTGGGCGGCCTGGCCTGA
- a CDS encoding urease subunit beta, whose product MVPGELLVDDGEHPLNPCRRTVTLVVRNSADRPIQVGSHYHFAETNGALDFDRAAARGMRLNITSGTAVRFEPGQQRTVELVDYAGSRTVYGFRGDTQGPLDVPPAEAAPGLPQQP is encoded by the coding sequence ATGGTCCCGGGCGAACTGCTGGTCGATGACGGCGAGCACCCACTCAACCCCTGCCGGCGCACCGTCACCCTGGTGGTGCGCAACAGCGCCGACCGGCCCATCCAGGTCGGCTCGCACTACCACTTCGCCGAAACCAACGGCGCGCTCGATTTCGACCGCGCGGCCGCGCGCGGCATGCGGCTGAACATCACCTCGGGCACCGCGGTGCGCTTCGAGCCCGGCCAGCAGCGCACCGTCGAACTGGTGGACTACGCCGGCAGCCGCACCGTGTACGGCTTCCGCGGCGACACCCAGGGCCCGCTGGACGTGCCCCCCGCGGAAGCCGCACCCGGCCTGCCGCAGCAGCCCTGA
- the ureC gene encoding urease subunit alpha gives MATVSRRAYAEMFGPTVGDRVRLADTGLVAEVEQDFTLRAGGYGEEVKFGGGKTIRDGMAQSQRTRAEGAMDTVLTNALVIDHWGIVKADIGLKDGRVAAIGKAGNPDTQPGVDIVIGPGTEIISCEGNIVTAGGIDSHIHFICPQQIEEALASGVTTMLGGGTGPATGTLATTSTPGPWHIERMLQAADAFPMNIGFLGKGNASLPAALHEQIEAGVIGLKLHEDWGTTPSAISNCLDVADATDTQVAIHSDTLNESGFVENTIAAVGGRGICAFHTEGAGGGHAPDILRVVGEDNFLPSSTNPTMPYTRNTLDEHVDMLMVCHHLDASIAEDLAFAESRIRKETIAAEDILHDLGAISMMSSDSQAMGRVGEVILRTWQTADKMKQQRGALPEDGPRNDNHRIKRYVAKYTINPAIAHGISHDVGSLEVGKWADIVVWKPAFFGVKPAMILKGGSIALAAMGDPNASIPTPQPVHYRPMFGAFGGSLERSSLTFVSQAAMAAGVGERYGLAKQLSAVRGIRGVRKQHMVHNSYTPRMEIDAQTYTVRADGQLLTCEPATRLPLAQRYFLF, from the coding sequence ATGGCCACCGTATCCCGCCGCGCCTACGCGGAAATGTTCGGCCCCACCGTGGGCGACCGCGTGCGGCTGGCCGACACCGGCCTCGTCGCCGAAGTCGAGCAGGACTTCACCCTGCGCGCCGGCGGCTACGGCGAGGAAGTCAAGTTCGGCGGCGGCAAGACCATCCGCGACGGCATGGCCCAGAGCCAGCGCACCCGCGCCGAAGGGGCGATGGACACCGTGCTCACCAACGCCCTCGTCATCGACCACTGGGGCATCGTCAAGGCCGATATCGGCCTGAAGGACGGCCGCGTCGCCGCCATCGGCAAGGCCGGCAACCCGGACACCCAGCCCGGCGTGGACATCGTCATCGGCCCCGGCACCGAGATCATCAGCTGCGAAGGCAATATCGTCACCGCCGGAGGCATCGACAGCCACATCCACTTCATCTGCCCCCAGCAGATCGAGGAGGCGCTGGCCTCCGGCGTCACCACCATGCTCGGCGGCGGCACCGGCCCGGCCACCGGCACCCTGGCCACCACCTCCACCCCCGGCCCCTGGCACATCGAGCGCATGCTGCAGGCGGCGGACGCCTTCCCGATGAACATCGGCTTCCTGGGCAAGGGCAACGCCAGCCTGCCCGCCGCGCTGCACGAGCAGATCGAGGCCGGCGTGATCGGCCTCAAGCTGCACGAGGACTGGGGCACCACGCCCTCGGCCATCAGCAACTGCCTGGACGTGGCCGATGCCACCGACACGCAGGTGGCGATCCACTCCGACACCCTCAACGAGAGCGGCTTCGTCGAGAACACCATCGCCGCCGTCGGCGGGCGCGGGATCTGCGCCTTCCACACCGAAGGCGCGGGCGGGGGCCATGCGCCGGACATCCTGCGCGTGGTGGGCGAGGACAACTTCCTGCCCTCCTCCACCAACCCCACCATGCCCTACACGCGCAACACGCTGGACGAGCACGTGGACATGCTCATGGTGTGCCACCACCTGGACGCCTCCATCGCCGAAGACCTGGCCTTCGCCGAGAGCCGCATCCGCAAGGAAACCATCGCCGCCGAGGACATCCTGCACGACCTGGGCGCCATCAGCATGATGAGCAGCGACAGCCAGGCCATGGGCCGCGTCGGCGAAGTCATCCTGCGCACCTGGCAGACGGCCGACAAGATGAAGCAGCAGCGCGGCGCCCTGCCCGAGGATGGCCCCCGCAACGACAACCACCGCATCAAGCGCTACGTCGCCAAGTACACCATCAACCCCGCGATCGCCCACGGCATTTCCCACGACGTGGGCAGCCTGGAGGTCGGCAAGTGGGCCGACATCGTGGTCTGGAAGCCCGCCTTCTTCGGCGTGAAGCCCGCGATGATCCTCAAGGGCGGCAGCATCGCCCTGGCCGCCATGGGCGACCCCAACGCCTCCATCCCCACGCCCCAGCCCGTGCACTACCGCCCCATGTTCGGTGCCTTCGGCGGCTCCCTGGAGCGCTCCTCGCTCACCTTCGTCTCGCAGGCGGCCATGGCGGCCGGCGTGGGCGAGCGCTACGGCCTGGCCAAGCAGCTCAGCGCCGTGCGCGGCATCCGCGGCGTGCGCAAGCAGCACATGGTGCACAACAGCTACACCCCGCGCATGGAGATCGACGCGCAGACCTACACCGTGCGCGCCGACGGCCAGCTGCTCACCTGCGAACCCGCCACCCGGCTGCCGCTGGCGCAGCGCTACTTCCTTTTCTGA
- a CDS encoding GNAT family N-acetyltransferase, whose amino-acid sequence MDARPDAATAALRIRLDDLGDPRIAVFLEEHLADMRRVSPPESVHALDLDGLRRPEIRFWSAWLETPHGDQLAGTVALKRLDAGHAELKSMRTAAALRGQGIAARMLAHALAEARAAGHARISLETGSQPFFAPARALYARHGFEDCAPFGSYGPDPASHFMTRAL is encoded by the coding sequence ATGGACGCACGCCCCGACGCGGCCACGGCCGCCCTGCGCATCCGCCTGGACGACCTGGGCGACCCGCGCATCGCCGTCTTCCTGGAGGAGCACCTGGCCGACATGCGCCGCGTCTCGCCCCCCGAGAGCGTGCACGCGCTCGACCTGGACGGCCTGCGCCGCCCGGAAATCCGCTTCTGGAGCGCCTGGCTGGAAACGCCGCACGGCGACCAACTGGCCGGCACCGTCGCGCTCAAGCGGCTGGACGCCGGCCATGCGGAACTCAAGTCGATGCGCACGGCCGCCGCCCTGCGCGGCCAGGGCATCGCCGCCCGCATGCTGGCCCACGCCCTTGCCGAGGCCCGCGCCGCAGGCCACGCGCGCATCAGCCTGGAGACGGGCAGCCAGCCCTTTTTCGCGCCGGCCCGCGCGCTCTATGCACGCCACGGCTTCGAGGACTGCGCGCCGTTCGGCAGCTACGGCCCCGACCCGGCCAGCCACTTCATGACACGCGCGCTCTGA
- the ureE gene encoding urease accessory protein UreE yields the protein MLTANKLLPQGHGLAPVLLKRAATVELDWDVRQKSRFAATDSTGRELGVFLPRGTVVRGGDVLVAEDGSMVRVLAAPQAVLRITHCTQHGTPFDLIRAAYHLGNRHVPIELRPDHLQIEPDHVLADMLRAMHLIVTEQQAPFEPEGGAYAAGGHGHGHAHGHGHGHAAHSHGHDHGHDHGHGHAHAHSHDHGTHAPGHEHDHEAEGCDHDHDCGHHHDHGQDHGHAHPHSLAR from the coding sequence ATGCTGACCGCCAACAAACTCCTCCCCCAGGGCCACGGCCTCGCCCCCGTCCTGCTCAAGCGCGCCGCCACCGTCGAACTCGACTGGGACGTGCGCCAGAAAAGCCGCTTCGCCGCCACCGATTCCACCGGGCGCGAACTGGGCGTCTTCCTGCCCCGCGGCACCGTCGTGCGCGGCGGCGACGTGCTCGTGGCCGAGGACGGCAGCATGGTCCGCGTGCTCGCCGCGCCCCAGGCCGTGCTGCGCATCACCCACTGCACGCAGCACGGCACGCCCTTCGACCTCATCCGCGCCGCCTACCACCTCGGCAACCGCCACGTGCCGATCGAGCTGCGCCCGGACCACCTTCAGATCGAGCCCGACCACGTGCTCGCCGACATGCTGCGCGCCATGCACCTCATCGTCACCGAGCAGCAGGCGCCCTTCGAGCCCGAAGGCGGCGCGTATGCCGCGGGCGGGCACGGACACGGCCATGCGCACGGACACGGCCACGGACATGCGGCCCACAGCCACGGGCACGATCACGGCCATGACCATGGGCATGGCCACGCGCACGCGCACAGCCACGACCACGGCACGCACGCACCAGGCCATGAGCACGACCACGAAGCCGAAGGCTGCGACCACGATCACGACTGCGGCCACCACCATGACCACGGCCAGGACCATGGCCACGCCCATCCGCATTCCCTCGCCCGCTGA